One window of Henckelia pumila isolate YLH828 unplaced genomic scaffold, ASM3356847v2 CTG_525:::fragment_3, whole genome shotgun sequence genomic DNA carries:
- the LOC140873036 gene encoding uncharacterized protein isoform X1 produces MAGVDVSKYAHSPVHKAVILKDYVGLRKIIDSLPHFCDSSEIRTEAQSLSEEAKADAISLTIDRRDVPNRDTPLHLAVKFADETATEMLMLAGADWSLQNEQGWSALQEAICNREEAIAKIIVRQYQPLAWAKWCRRLPRLIGTMRRMRDFYMEITFHFESSVIPFISRIAPSDTYKIWKRGANLRADMTLAGFDGFRIQRSDQSVLFLGDGSEDDKVPPGSLCMITHKDKEIMNALDGAGAPATETEVKHEVTAMSQTNIFRPGIDVTQAVLISQTTWKRQEKTEMVGPWKAKVYDMHNVLVSIKSRRVPGAMTDDELFNSSNENETESELDDILTEEERRQLEAALKMDSTDVSIENGDGIIPHRHSCYEPRDVPIEDINGCGNGESKQEKKGWFSGWRRRENKQEIERKIAPPRNSLCVEEKTSLFEESPSSSQSKPGRHSMEVVVKRDENRRGRETKAQSSTNSESGNRRKDGTRENEYKKGLRPILWLSPDFPLRTEELLPLLDILANKVKAVRRLRELLTTKLPKGTFPVKVAIPIVPTIRVMVTFKKFEELQPLDEFSTPPSSPTGDGRESPSVIQSSTSSWFQWIKSPYQRASSSAGSSSNRIENIQDPFAIPSDYTWITAEAKKKKMQEKSKSKKTKNQ; encoded by the exons ATGGCTGGTGTTGATGTATCTAAGTATGCTCATAGTCCTGTCCATAAGGCTGTAATTTTGAAGGATTATGTTGGTCTTAGAAAAATTATAGATAGTCTTCCCCATTTTTGTGACTCGTCTGAGATTCGTACTGAAGCACAATCACTTTCGGAGGAAGCTAAGGCTGATGCCATATCTTTGACAATTGATCGACGTGATGTTCCTAATCGAGATACTCCACTTCACTTGGCTGTCAAATTTGCTGATGAGACTGCAACTGAGATGCTCATGCTTGCCGGGGCGGACTGGAGCTTGCAGAATGAGCAGGGGTGGAGTGCACTGCAGGAAGCTATATGTAATAGGGAAGAAGCAATTGCAAAGATCATAGTCAGACAATACCAGCCATTAGCTTGGGCCAAATGGTGCAGAAGGTTGCCTCGGTTGATTGGGACAATGAGAAGGATGAGAGATTTTTACATGGAGATTACATTTCATTTCGAGAGTTCAGTCATCCCTTTCATTTCAAGAATTGCACCTTCTGATACGTACAAGATTTGGAAGAGAGGTGCAAATTTGAGAGCAGATATGACTTTGGCTGGTTTTGATGGTTTCAGAATACAGCGTTCTGATCAGAGTGTTCTCTTTCTTGGTGATGGTTCCGAGGATGATAAAGTTCCACCGGGGTCACTTTGCATGATTACACACAAAGATAAGGAGATTATGAATGCTTTGGATGGTGCTGGTGCTCCAGCTACAGAGACAGAAGTGAAACATGAAGTGACTGCAATGTCTCAGACGAATATATTCAGGCCTGGGATTGATGTGACTCAAGCTGTTCTTATATCTCAAACAACATGGAAGAGGCAGGAGAAAACGGAAATGGTTGGTCCATGGAAAGCCAAAGTCTATGATATGCATAATGTGCTGGTGAGCATTAAATCAAGGAGGGTCCCAGGTGCAATGACCGATGATGAACTCTTTAATTCTTCCAACGAAAATGAAACAGAGAGTGAActtgatgatattttgacagAGGAAGAGAGAAGACAGCTTGAGGCTGCTCTTAAAATGGACTCAACAGATGTAAGCATTGAAAACGGTGATGGTATCATTCCACACCGTCATAGTTGCTATGAGCCAAGGGATGTACCCATTGAGGACATTAATGGATGTGGGAATGGAGAAAGCAAGCAAGAAAAGAAGGGTTGGTTTAGTGGGTGGAGGAGACGGGAAAATAAACAagaaattgagagaaaaattgcTCCACCAAGAAATTCATTGTGTGTTGAAGAGAAGACTAGTCTTTTTGAGGAGTCTCCTTCTAGCAGCCAGAGTAAACCAGGTAGGCACTCTATGGAGGTGGTAGTGAAGAGAGATGAGAATCGGAGAGGAAGAGAAACTAAAGCTCAGTCATCAACAAATTCTGAAAGCGGAAACCGTCGCAAAGATGGTACTCGTGAGAATGAGTATAAGAAAGGTTTGAGGCCTATTTTGTGGCTTTCTCCAGATTTCCCATTAAGAACTGAAGAACTCCTTCCCTTGCTCGACATCTTAGCCAACAAAGTTAAAGCCGTACGTCGATTACGAGAGTTACTCACCACAAAACTGCCCAAGGGGACTTTCCCTGTTAAG GTTGCCATTCCAATCGTCCCTACAATCAGGGTGATGGTTACATTCAAAAAATTCGAAGAACTACAGCCTTTAGATGAGTTCTCGACACCCCCATCAAGCCCCACAGGCGACGGAAGAGAAAGTCCCAGTGTGATCCAATCCTCGACTTCCTCCTGGTTCCAATGGATAAAATCCCCGTATCAACGTGCCAGTTCTTCTGCAGGTTCCTCCAGCAACAGGATCGAAAATATTCAAGACCCCTTTGCCATTCCTTCCGACTACACGTGGATTACAGCTGAAgccaagaaaaagaaaatgcaGGAAAAGAGCAAATCCAAGAAGACCAAAAACCAATAG
- the LOC140873036 gene encoding uncharacterized protein isoform X3 — protein MAGVDVSKYAHSPVHKAVILKDYVGLRKIIDSLPHFCDSSEIRTEAQSLSEEAKADAISLTIDRRDVPNRDTPLHLAVKFADETATEMLMLAGADWSLQNEQGWSALQEAICNREEAIAKIIVRQYQPLAWAKWCRRLPRLIGTMRRMRDFYMEITFHFESSVIPFISRIAPSDTYKIWKRGANLRADMTLAGFDGFRIQRSDQSVLFLGDGSEDDKVPPGSLCMITHKDKEIMNALDGAGAPATETEVKHEVTAMSQTNIFRPGIDVTQAVLISQTTWKRQEKTEMVGPWKAKVYDMHNVLVSIKSRRVPGAMTDDELFNSSNENETESELDDILTEEERRQLEAALKMDSTDVSIENGDGIIPHRHSCYEPRDVPIEDINGCGNGESKQEKKGWFSGWRRRENKQEIERKIAPPRNSLCVEEKTSLFEESPSSSQSKPGRHSMEVVVKRDENRRGRETKAQSSTNSESGNRRKDGTRENEYKKGLRPILWLSPDFPLRTEELLPLLDILANKVKAVRRLRELLTTKLPKGTFPVKEHSCTAS, from the exons ATGGCTGGTGTTGATGTATCTAAGTATGCTCATAGTCCTGTCCATAAGGCTGTAATTTTGAAGGATTATGTTGGTCTTAGAAAAATTATAGATAGTCTTCCCCATTTTTGTGACTCGTCTGAGATTCGTACTGAAGCACAATCACTTTCGGAGGAAGCTAAGGCTGATGCCATATCTTTGACAATTGATCGACGTGATGTTCCTAATCGAGATACTCCACTTCACTTGGCTGTCAAATTTGCTGATGAGACTGCAACTGAGATGCTCATGCTTGCCGGGGCGGACTGGAGCTTGCAGAATGAGCAGGGGTGGAGTGCACTGCAGGAAGCTATATGTAATAGGGAAGAAGCAATTGCAAAGATCATAGTCAGACAATACCAGCCATTAGCTTGGGCCAAATGGTGCAGAAGGTTGCCTCGGTTGATTGGGACAATGAGAAGGATGAGAGATTTTTACATGGAGATTACATTTCATTTCGAGAGTTCAGTCATCCCTTTCATTTCAAGAATTGCACCTTCTGATACGTACAAGATTTGGAAGAGAGGTGCAAATTTGAGAGCAGATATGACTTTGGCTGGTTTTGATGGTTTCAGAATACAGCGTTCTGATCAGAGTGTTCTCTTTCTTGGTGATGGTTCCGAGGATGATAAAGTTCCACCGGGGTCACTTTGCATGATTACACACAAAGATAAGGAGATTATGAATGCTTTGGATGGTGCTGGTGCTCCAGCTACAGAGACAGAAGTGAAACATGAAGTGACTGCAATGTCTCAGACGAATATATTCAGGCCTGGGATTGATGTGACTCAAGCTGTTCTTATATCTCAAACAACATGGAAGAGGCAGGAGAAAACGGAAATGGTTGGTCCATGGAAAGCCAAAGTCTATGATATGCATAATGTGCTGGTGAGCATTAAATCAAGGAGGGTCCCAGGTGCAATGACCGATGATGAACTCTTTAATTCTTCCAACGAAAATGAAACAGAGAGTGAActtgatgatattttgacagAGGAAGAGAGAAGACAGCTTGAGGCTGCTCTTAAAATGGACTCAACAGATGTAAGCATTGAAAACGGTGATGGTATCATTCCACACCGTCATAGTTGCTATGAGCCAAGGGATGTACCCATTGAGGACATTAATGGATGTGGGAATGGAGAAAGCAAGCAAGAAAAGAAGGGTTGGTTTAGTGGGTGGAGGAGACGGGAAAATAAACAagaaattgagagaaaaattgcTCCACCAAGAAATTCATTGTGTGTTGAAGAGAAGACTAGTCTTTTTGAGGAGTCTCCTTCTAGCAGCCAGAGTAAACCAGGTAGGCACTCTATGGAGGTGGTAGTGAAGAGAGATGAGAATCGGAGAGGAAGAGAAACTAAAGCTCAGTCATCAACAAATTCTGAAAGCGGAAACCGTCGCAAAGATGGTACTCGTGAGAATGAGTATAAGAAAGGTTTGAGGCCTATTTTGTGGCTTTCTCCAGATTTCCCATTAAGAACTGAAGAACTCCTTCCCTTGCTCGACATCTTAGCCAACAAAGTTAAAGCCGTACGTCGATTACGAGAGTTACTCACCACAAAACTGCCCAAGGGGACTTTCCCTGTTAAG GAGCATTCTTGTACAGCTTCATGA
- the LOC140873036 gene encoding uncharacterized protein isoform X2, which yields MAGVDVSKYAHSPVHKAVILKDYVGLRKIIDSLPHFCDSSEIRTEAQSLSEEAKADAISLTIDRRDVPNRDTPLHLAVKFADETATEMLMLAGADWSLQNEQGWSALQEAICNREEAIAKIIVRQYQPLAWAKWCRRLPRLIGTMRRMRDFYMEITFHFESSVIPFISRIAPSDTYKIWKRGANLRADMTLAGFDGFRIQRSDQSVLFLGDGSEDDKVPPGSLCMITHKDKEIMNALDGAGAPATETEVKHEVTAMSQTNIFRPGIDVTQAVLISQTTWKRQEKTEMVGPWKAKVYDMHNVLVSIKSRRVPGAMTDDELFNSSNENETESELDDILTEEERRQLEAALKMDSTDVSIENGDGIIPHRHSCYEPRDVPIEDINGCGNGESKQEKKGWFSGWRRRENKQEIERKIAPPRNSLCVEEKTSLFEESPSSSQSKPGRHSMEVVVKRDENRRGRETKAQSSTNSESGNRRKDGTRENEYKKGLRPILWLSPDFPLRTEELLPLLDILANKVKAVRRLRELLTTKLPKGTFPVKKTQCILFIGA from the exons ATGGCTGGTGTTGATGTATCTAAGTATGCTCATAGTCCTGTCCATAAGGCTGTAATTTTGAAGGATTATGTTGGTCTTAGAAAAATTATAGATAGTCTTCCCCATTTTTGTGACTCGTCTGAGATTCGTACTGAAGCACAATCACTTTCGGAGGAAGCTAAGGCTGATGCCATATCTTTGACAATTGATCGACGTGATGTTCCTAATCGAGATACTCCACTTCACTTGGCTGTCAAATTTGCTGATGAGACTGCAACTGAGATGCTCATGCTTGCCGGGGCGGACTGGAGCTTGCAGAATGAGCAGGGGTGGAGTGCACTGCAGGAAGCTATATGTAATAGGGAAGAAGCAATTGCAAAGATCATAGTCAGACAATACCAGCCATTAGCTTGGGCCAAATGGTGCAGAAGGTTGCCTCGGTTGATTGGGACAATGAGAAGGATGAGAGATTTTTACATGGAGATTACATTTCATTTCGAGAGTTCAGTCATCCCTTTCATTTCAAGAATTGCACCTTCTGATACGTACAAGATTTGGAAGAGAGGTGCAAATTTGAGAGCAGATATGACTTTGGCTGGTTTTGATGGTTTCAGAATACAGCGTTCTGATCAGAGTGTTCTCTTTCTTGGTGATGGTTCCGAGGATGATAAAGTTCCACCGGGGTCACTTTGCATGATTACACACAAAGATAAGGAGATTATGAATGCTTTGGATGGTGCTGGTGCTCCAGCTACAGAGACAGAAGTGAAACATGAAGTGACTGCAATGTCTCAGACGAATATATTCAGGCCTGGGATTGATGTGACTCAAGCTGTTCTTATATCTCAAACAACATGGAAGAGGCAGGAGAAAACGGAAATGGTTGGTCCATGGAAAGCCAAAGTCTATGATATGCATAATGTGCTGGTGAGCATTAAATCAAGGAGGGTCCCAGGTGCAATGACCGATGATGAACTCTTTAATTCTTCCAACGAAAATGAAACAGAGAGTGAActtgatgatattttgacagAGGAAGAGAGAAGACAGCTTGAGGCTGCTCTTAAAATGGACTCAACAGATGTAAGCATTGAAAACGGTGATGGTATCATTCCACACCGTCATAGTTGCTATGAGCCAAGGGATGTACCCATTGAGGACATTAATGGATGTGGGAATGGAGAAAGCAAGCAAGAAAAGAAGGGTTGGTTTAGTGGGTGGAGGAGACGGGAAAATAAACAagaaattgagagaaaaattgcTCCACCAAGAAATTCATTGTGTGTTGAAGAGAAGACTAGTCTTTTTGAGGAGTCTCCTTCTAGCAGCCAGAGTAAACCAGGTAGGCACTCTATGGAGGTGGTAGTGAAGAGAGATGAGAATCGGAGAGGAAGAGAAACTAAAGCTCAGTCATCAACAAATTCTGAAAGCGGAAACCGTCGCAAAGATGGTACTCGTGAGAATGAGTATAAGAAAGGTTTGAGGCCTATTTTGTGGCTTTCTCCAGATTTCCCATTAAGAACTGAAGAACTCCTTCCCTTGCTCGACATCTTAGCCAACAAAGTTAAAGCCGTACGTCGATTACGAGAGTTACTCACCACAAAACTGCCCAAGGGGACTTTCCCTGTTAAG AAGACGCAATGTATACTGTTCATCGGAGCTTGA